Proteins from a genomic interval of Diceros bicornis minor isolate mBicDic1 chromosome 34, mDicBic1.mat.cur, whole genome shotgun sequence:
- the PDCD2L gene encoding programmed cell death protein 2-like isoform X2 — MAAVRKPVLLGLRDVAVRGRPTGPGAWTASKLGGLPDALPAVAAPRPGCDRCRQPLALVVQVYCPLEGSPFHRLLHVFACPRPRCGSGGARSWKVFRSQCLQVREEEAQDAQKQDSGLTAEDWCEGADDWGSDSEEAPPPQLPLDFGNDSSSAKDIDCTAQLQDLRLQDTVPGAAPPAPPAEGMALPSVVPQFLPYYISVVNEDDYRDFVSLDHAHSLLREYQQREGIDMEQLLSQSLPSDGDEKYETTIIKSGDKIFYKFMKRIAACQEQILRLKEESQYSTYSLQYLLLRLC, encoded by the exons ATGGCGGCCGTGCGGAAGCCGGTGTTGCTCGGCCTTCGAGACGTTGCAGTGCGTGGCCGCCCCACAGGGCCCGGCGCCTGGACTGCCAGCAAGCTGGGCGGTCTTCCG gacGCCCTGCCCGCCGTAGCGGCGCCCAGGCCGGGGTGTGACCGTTGCAGGCAGCCGCTCGCCCTGGTCGTGCAGGTGTACTGCCCGCTGGAAGGCTCCCCGTTTCATCGGCTCCTGCACGTGTTCGCCTGCCCCCGCCCCAGGTGCGGCAGCGGCGGGGCGCGCAG CTGGAAGGTGTTCCGCTCGCAGTGCCTGCAGGTGCGAGAGGAGGAGGCGCAGGACGCTCAG AAACAGGACAGTGGCCTGACAGCTGAGGATTGGTGTGAAGGTGCTGATGACTGGGGAAGTGACAGTGAGGAGGCGCCTCCACCACAGCTTCCCTTGgattttggaaatgattccagCAGTGCCAAAGACATAGACTGCACTGCCCAGCTCCAAGACCTCCGCTTGCAGGATACTGTCCCAGGTGCTGCTCCTCCTGCGCCTCCTGCGGAAGGAATGGCTTTGCCTTCTGTGGTGCCACAGTTCCTGCCCTACTACATCTCTGTCGTCAATGAGGATGATTACAGGGACTTTGTCAGTCTAGATCATGCTCATAGCCTTCTGAGGGAGTATCAACAGAGAGAAGGAATTGATATGGAGCAGTTGCTTTCCCAAAG TCTTCCTAGTGATGGTGATGAAAAATATGAGACGACCATAATTAAAAGTGGAGATAAGATATTTTACAAATTCATGAAGAGAATTGCTGCTTGTCAGGAGCAGATTTTAAG